One genomic window of Streptomyces sp. NBC_01498 includes the following:
- the mrdA gene encoding penicillin-binding protein 2 — MSNIPETGRTPRVQIRLVVIQVLVFSLLLTLGGRLWYLQVRNGAEYTDEAKNNHVQQVVQPAVRGSILDSQGVPLADNETRLVVSASRTELLKMKDNGTAVLTRLAGILGMKPKDVHDKVRLCDSETPQPCWNGSPYQPIPVTDEATTQQALQIRERAEDFPGITAEPTAVRRYASPAKANTAQVLGYLSPVTDEEITKAQDTDSPFLRSDQVGRSGLERTYDKYLRGDAGVTRYEVDNLGRVIGQARSDKAEPGSNIVTSIDARVQAVAEYELHEAMKAARKEHDRNTNENYKADAGAVVVLESKTGRVVSMASQPTYDPNAWVGGISAKDYAKLTSKKSNFPLLNRGIQSQAAPGSVFKVVSSTAAVKAGYDFNGSYPCPSSYSIGSQVFKNFESQGYGSIDLGRALEVSCDTVFYGLAHKEWQKDGGTKPRKGAKDWFYTTAKQFGLAKETGIDLPNEVTGRIPDRKWKQAFWEANKAGWCKQGKKGGTYVEQLAYEGCLEGNRMRAGDAVNYSIGQGDTLVTPIQMATIYAAIANGGTLHAPTVGKAIISPDGRSVQEIKPASQAKLPVDGTLRDQLDKALAGVATTGSAAWRFGGWPQDKIPMHAKTGTAEVYGKQTTSWFASYTEDYTIVMTISQGGTGSGASGPAVRNIYEAMYGLDEKGGQNVKKALLPKPRTALPKIQPDGSIDAPEVKPYVPDKTPLDGNEIAPAGDNNGPVTGDPDTAGPDPDEQGRTSGDIGQLAGPPARRD; from the coding sequence GTGAGCAACATTCCGGAGACCGGACGGACACCCAGGGTCCAGATCCGGCTCGTCGTCATCCAGGTCCTCGTCTTCTCCCTCCTGCTCACCCTCGGCGGACGGCTCTGGTACCTCCAGGTCCGCAACGGCGCGGAGTACACGGACGAGGCGAAGAACAACCATGTGCAGCAGGTCGTCCAGCCGGCCGTACGCGGCTCGATCCTCGACTCGCAGGGCGTCCCGCTCGCCGACAACGAGACCCGTCTCGTCGTCTCCGCCAGCCGCACCGAACTGCTGAAGATGAAGGACAACGGGACGGCCGTCCTCACCCGGCTGGCCGGCATCCTCGGCATGAAGCCCAAGGACGTCCACGACAAGGTCCGGCTCTGCGACAGCGAGACACCCCAGCCCTGCTGGAACGGCTCGCCCTACCAGCCGATCCCGGTCACCGACGAGGCCACCACCCAGCAGGCCCTCCAGATCCGGGAACGCGCCGAGGACTTCCCCGGCATCACCGCCGAACCGACCGCCGTACGCCGCTACGCCTCGCCCGCCAAGGCCAACACCGCCCAGGTGCTGGGCTATCTCTCGCCGGTCACCGACGAGGAGATCACCAAGGCGCAGGACACCGACTCGCCGTTCCTCCGCTCCGACCAGGTCGGCCGCTCCGGGCTGGAACGCACGTACGACAAGTACCTGCGCGGCGACGCGGGCGTCACCCGCTACGAGGTCGACAACCTCGGCCGGGTCATCGGCCAGGCCAGGAGCGACAAGGCGGAGCCGGGCTCCAACATCGTCACCTCCATCGACGCGCGGGTGCAGGCCGTCGCCGAGTACGAGCTCCACGAGGCGATGAAGGCCGCGCGCAAGGAGCACGACCGCAACACCAACGAGAACTACAAGGCCGACGCGGGCGCGGTCGTCGTGCTGGAGTCCAAGACCGGCCGGGTCGTGTCGATGGCCTCCCAGCCGACGTACGACCCGAACGCCTGGGTCGGCGGCATCTCCGCGAAGGACTACGCCAAACTCACCAGCAAGAAATCCAACTTCCCGCTGCTGAACCGGGGTATCCAGTCGCAGGCCGCGCCCGGCTCGGTCTTCAAGGTCGTCTCGTCCACGGCGGCGGTCAAGGCCGGTTACGACTTCAACGGCAGCTACCCGTGCCCGAGTTCGTACTCCATCGGCAGCCAGGTCTTCAAGAACTTCGAGTCCCAGGGCTACGGCAGCATCGACCTCGGCCGCGCACTGGAGGTCTCCTGCGACACCGTCTTCTACGGGCTCGCGCACAAGGAGTGGCAGAAGGACGGCGGCACCAAGCCCAGAAAGGGCGCCAAGGACTGGTTCTACACGACCGCCAAGCAGTTCGGGCTCGCCAAGGAGACCGGCATCGACCTCCCCAACGAGGTCACGGGCCGTATCCCGGACCGCAAGTGGAAGCAGGCCTTCTGGGAGGCCAACAAGGCCGGCTGGTGCAAGCAGGGCAAGAAGGGCGGCACGTACGTCGAGCAACTGGCGTACGAGGGCTGCCTCGAAGGCAACCGGATGCGCGCCGGTGACGCGGTCAACTACTCGATCGGCCAGGGCGACACGCTCGTCACCCCGATCCAGATGGCCACGATCTACGCGGCGATCGCCAACGGCGGCACCCTGCACGCCCCCACCGTCGGCAAGGCGATCATCAGCCCCGACGGCCGGAGCGTCCAGGAGATCAAGCCGGCGTCGCAGGCCAAGCTGCCCGTCGACGGCACGCTCCGCGACCAGCTCGACAAGGCCCTGGCGGGCGTCGCGACCACCGGTTCGGCCGCCTGGCGGTTCGGCGGCTGGCCGCAGGACAAGATCCCGATGCACGCCAAGACCGGTACGGCGGAGGTCTACGGCAAGCAGACGACCTCGTGGTTCGCCTCGTACACCGAGGACTACACGATCGTGATGACGATCTCCCAGGGTGGTACGGGCTCCGGGGCCTCCGGTCCCGCCGTCCGCAACATCTACGAGGCGATGTACGGCCTCGACGAGAAGGGCGGGCAGAACGTGAAGAAGGCTCTGCTGCCCAAGCCGCGCACCGCCCTGCCGAAGATCCAGCCCGACGGCTCGATCGACGCGCCGGAGGTCAAGCCGTACGTACCGGACAAGACCCCGCTGGACGGCAACGAGATCGCGCCCGCCGGTGACAACAACGGGCCGGTGACGGGGGACCCCGACACCGCGGGGCCGGACCCGGACGAACAGGGACGGACCTCGGGCGACATCGGACAGCTCGCGGGACCGCCCGCGCGAAGGGACTGA
- the rodA gene encoding rod shape-determining protein RodA, with translation MAGTGGFSVSGYGPGERGLWATLAARDSMARRLDWPLMFSALALSAVGSVLVWSATRNRTDLNQGDPYYFFFRHVLNTGIGLALMIGTIWLGHRTLRGAVPVLYGISVVLVLLVLTPLGATINGAHAWIVLGGGFTLQPSEFVKITIILGMAMMLAARVDAGDQVHPDHRTVAKSLGLAVIPIVIVMMMPDLGSVMVMAMIVLGVLLASGASNRWIFGLIGTGIAGAVAVAALGVLDEYQINRFAAFANPELDPAGVGYNTNQARIAIGSGGLTGTGLFKGSQTTGQFVPEQQTDFVFTVAGEELGFLGAGLILVLLGVVLWRACRIARETTELYGTIVAAGIIAWFAFQSFENVGMTLGIMPVAGLPLPFVSYGGTSMFAVWIAVGLLQSIRVQRPITA, from the coding sequence ATGGCCGGCACCGGCGGATTCTCCGTCTCCGGATACGGTCCCGGCGAGCGCGGGCTGTGGGCGACGCTCGCCGCCCGTGACTCGATGGCGCGGCGGCTGGACTGGCCGCTGATGTTCTCCGCGCTCGCGCTGTCCGCCGTCGGATCGGTGCTCGTCTGGTCGGCGACCCGCAACCGTACGGACCTCAACCAGGGCGACCCGTACTACTTCTTCTTCCGCCACGTCCTGAACACCGGTATCGGGCTGGCCCTGATGATCGGCACCATCTGGCTCGGCCACCGCACCCTGCGCGGCGCGGTGCCCGTGCTCTACGGCATCTCCGTGGTGCTGGTGCTGCTGGTCCTCACCCCGCTCGGCGCCACCATCAACGGCGCGCACGCCTGGATCGTGCTCGGCGGCGGCTTCACCCTCCAGCCGTCGGAGTTCGTGAAGATCACCATCATCCTGGGCATGGCGATGATGCTCGCGGCCCGGGTCGACGCGGGCGACCAGGTCCATCCGGACCACCGGACGGTCGCCAAGTCCCTGGGCCTGGCGGTCATCCCGATCGTGATCGTCATGATGATGCCGGACCTCGGCTCGGTGATGGTCATGGCGATGATCGTGCTCGGCGTGCTGCTGGCCTCCGGGGCGTCCAACCGGTGGATCTTCGGGCTGATCGGCACCGGGATCGCGGGCGCCGTCGCGGTCGCCGCGCTCGGTGTGCTCGACGAGTACCAGATCAACCGCTTCGCCGCCTTCGCCAACCCGGAGCTGGACCCGGCGGGCGTCGGCTACAACACCAACCAGGCTCGGATCGCCATCGGTTCGGGCGGACTGACCGGCACCGGACTCTTCAAGGGCTCCCAGACCACCGGCCAGTTCGTGCCCGAGCAGCAGACCGACTTCGTCTTCACCGTGGCGGGCGAGGAACTGGGCTTCCTCGGCGCCGGGCTGATCCTGGTGCTGCTCGGCGTGGTGCTGTGGCGGGCGTGCCGGATCGCCCGGGAGACGACCGAGCTGTACGGGACGATCGTGGCGGCCGGGATCATCGCCTGGTTCGCGTTCCAGTCCTTCGAGAACGTCGGGATGACGCTGGGCATCATGCCGGTGGCGGGGCTGCCGCTGCCGTTCGTGTCGTACGGAGGCACGTCGATGTTCGCGGTGTGGATCGCGGTCGGCCTGCTCCAGTCGATCAGGGTCCAGCGGCCGATAACGGCGTGA
- a CDS encoding TIGR03960 family B12-binding radical SAM protein, whose amino-acid sequence MSAVESVFPQLEALLPHVQKPIQYVGGELNSTVKDWDACDVRWALMYPDAYEVGLPNQGVMILYEVLNEREGVLAERTYSVWPDLEALMREHQVPQFTVDAHRPVSAFDVFGLSFSTELGYTNMLAALDLAGIPLDAADRTVDHPIVLAGGHAAFNPEPIASFIDCAVIGDGEQAVLQITDIVRAWKAEGRPGGREELLLRLAKTGGVYVPGFYDVEYLPDGRIARTVPNRSGVPWRVSKHTVMDLDEWPYPKQPLVPLAETVHERMSVEIFRGCTRGCRFCQAGMITRPVRERSITGIGEMVDKGLKATGFEEVGLLSLSSADHSEIADVAKGLADRYEADKIGLSLPSTRVDAFNVDLANELTRNGRRSGLTFAPEGGSERMRKVINKMVSEEDLIRTVSTAYGNGWRQVKLYFMCGLPTETDEDVLQIGDMAVNVIAEGRRVSGQNDIRCTVSIGGFVPKPHTPFQWAPQLGVEETDARLLKLRDKIRGDKKYGRSIGFRYHDGKPGIVEGLLSRGDRRVGAVIRAVYEDGGRFDGWREHFSYDRWMTAAAKTLPEAGLDVDWYTTRERTYEEVLPWDHLDSGLDKDWLWEDWQDALDETEVEDCRWTPCFDCGVCPQLDLDIQIGPTGKKLLPLTVVK is encoded by the coding sequence ATGTCTGCTGTTGAATCGGTCTTCCCACAGCTCGAAGCTCTGCTCCCGCATGTGCAGAAGCCGATCCAATACGTCGGTGGTGAGCTCAACTCCACCGTCAAGGACTGGGACGCGTGCGACGTCCGCTGGGCGCTGATGTACCCGGACGCGTACGAGGTCGGCCTGCCCAACCAGGGCGTCATGATCCTCTACGAGGTGCTCAACGAGCGCGAGGGCGTCCTCGCGGAGCGCACGTACAGCGTCTGGCCCGACCTCGAAGCGCTGATGCGTGAGCACCAGGTCCCGCAGTTCACGGTCGACGCGCACCGCCCCGTCTCCGCCTTCGACGTCTTCGGGCTCTCCTTCTCCACCGAACTCGGCTACACCAACATGCTCGCCGCGCTCGACCTGGCCGGGATTCCGCTCGACGCGGCGGACCGCACCGTCGATCACCCGATCGTGCTGGCGGGCGGCCACGCCGCGTTCAACCCCGAGCCGATCGCGAGCTTCATCGACTGCGCCGTCATCGGCGACGGCGAGCAGGCCGTCCTCCAGATCACCGACATCGTCCGGGCCTGGAAGGCGGAGGGCCGCCCCGGTGGCCGCGAGGAGCTGCTGCTGCGGCTCGCGAAGACCGGCGGGGTGTACGTCCCCGGCTTCTACGACGTCGAGTACCTGCCGGACGGCCGGATCGCCCGTACCGTCCCCAACCGCTCCGGCGTCCCCTGGCGGGTCTCCAAGCACACCGTCATGGACCTGGACGAGTGGCCGTACCCGAAGCAGCCGCTGGTCCCGCTCGCCGAGACCGTCCACGAACGGATGTCCGTGGAGATCTTCCGCGGCTGCACCCGGGGCTGCCGCTTCTGCCAGGCGGGCATGATCACCCGGCCCGTCCGGGAGCGCAGCATCACCGGCATCGGCGAGATGGTCGACAAGGGCCTGAAGGCCACCGGCTTCGAGGAGGTCGGCCTGCTGTCGCTGTCCTCCGCTGACCACAGCGAGATCGCCGACGTCGCCAAGGGCCTCGCCGACCGGTACGAGGCGGACAAGATCGGCCTGTCCCTCCCGTCCACCCGCGTCGACGCCTTCAACGTCGACCTCGCCAACGAACTCACCCGCAACGGCCGCCGCTCCGGCCTCACCTTCGCCCCCGAGGGCGGCTCCGAGCGGATGCGCAAGGTCATCAACAAGATGGTCTCGGAGGAGGACCTGATCCGTACGGTCTCCACCGCGTACGGCAACGGCTGGCGCCAGGTGAAGCTCTACTTCATGTGCGGGCTGCCGACGGAGACCGACGAGGACGTCCTCCAGATCGGCGACATGGCGGTCAACGTCATCGCCGAGGGCCGCCGGGTCTCGGGCCAGAACGACATCCGCTGCACCGTCTCCATCGGCGGATTCGTCCCCAAGCCGCACACCCCCTTCCAGTGGGCGCCGCAGCTGGGCGTCGAGGAGACAGACGCGCGGCTGCTGAAGCTCCGCGACAAGATCCGCGGCGACAAGAAGTACGGCCGCTCCATCGGCTTCCGCTACCACGACGGCAAGCCCGGCATCGTGGAGGGCCTCCTCTCGCGCGGCGACCGCCGGGTGGGCGCGGTGATCCGCGCGGTGTACGAGGACGGCGGCCGGTTCGACGGCTGGCGCGAGCACTTCAGTTACGACCGCTGGATGACCGCCGCCGCGAAGACGCTCCCCGAGGCCGGCCTGGACGTCGACTGGTACACCACCCGCGAGCGCACCTACGAGGAGGTCCTGCCCTGGGACCACCTGGACTCCGGTCTCGACAAGGACTGGCTCTGGGAGGACTGGCAGGACGCGCTGGACGAGACCGAGGTCGAGGACTGCCGCTGGACGCCGTGCTTCGACTGCGGGGTGTGCCCGCAGCTCGACCTCGACATCCAGATCGGCCCGACGGGCAAGAAGCTGCTGCCGCTGACGGTCGTGAAGTAG
- a CDS encoding TIGR03936 family radical SAM-associated protein, with protein MQRIRLRYTKRGRLRFTSHRDFQRAFERALRRADVPMAYSAGFTPHPKVSYANAAPTGTGSEAEYLEIALVTARDPHTLRELLDESLPTGLDIIDAVEARTSGLADRLTASEWELRLDGVEHEAAERAVTAFLAAEVVEVERRAKNGMRTFDAREAVVELRVLPPEADRPRGGPCAILRLVVRHVTPAVRPDDVLSGLRAVADLAPPVPAAVTRLAQGLFDEESGTVTDPLAPDREAVTAAPSTAAGPAAAKTPEGAVPA; from the coding sequence GTGCAGCGCATCCGATTGCGTTACACCAAGCGTGGCCGCCTCCGGTTCACCAGTCACCGCGACTTCCAGCGCGCCTTCGAGCGCGCGTTGCGCCGGGCCGACGTCCCCATGGCGTACTCGGCGGGCTTCACCCCGCACCCCAAGGTGAGCTACGCCAATGCCGCACCCACCGGCACGGGCAGCGAGGCCGAGTATCTGGAGATCGCCCTCGTGACGGCGCGCGACCCCCACACCCTGCGCGAACTGCTGGACGAGTCGCTGCCCACCGGGCTCGACATCATCGACGCCGTCGAGGCCCGCACCTCGGGCCTCGCCGACCGGCTCACCGCCTCCGAGTGGGAGCTGCGGCTCGACGGGGTGGAGCACGAAGCGGCCGAACGGGCCGTGACCGCGTTCCTCGCCGCCGAGGTGGTGGAGGTGGAGCGCCGCGCGAAGAACGGGATGCGTACGTTCGACGCGCGGGAAGCCGTCGTGGAGCTGCGGGTGCTTCCTCCCGAGGCCGATAGGCCCCGGGGCGGGCCCTGTGCGATACTGCGGCTGGTTGTACGGCACGTGACACCCGCCGTGCGACCCGACGACGTCCTTTCCGGTCTCCGAGCTGTGGCCGACCTGGCGCCGCCGGTCCCCGCAGCGGTGACCAGGCTGGCGCAGGGGCTCTTCGACGAGGAGTCCGGAACGGTGACCGACCCGCTCGCGCCCGACCGCGAGGCAGTCACGGCAGCGCCTTCCACGGCCGCCGGACCCGCCGCCGCGAAGACGCCGGAAGGTGCGGTCCCCGCGTAG
- a CDS encoding CYTH and CHAD domain-containing protein → MAETQREIERKYELTGPADGGAVPDGPSALPDLTRAAGVTAVSPRGVTELDAVYYDTPDQRLTTGRLTLRRRTGGGDEGWHLKFPVGGDARDEIHAPLSDTLPDELAALVRSRVRGASLLPVVRLRTARDISLLTDASGRTLAEVAVDTVHAERLPAGTGSARWSEIEVELADGGDPALLDAVEKVLRKAGVRRSASPSKLARALAETAPAEDAPRGKRAAGAPRGRSTGTKTGKKRRASTDGGAPVTAGDHVLAYLREQADAILSYDPAVRRDLPDSVHQLRVATRRMRSAFRSYQKVLDRDATRPIGAELKWLAGELGVDRDQEVLAERLTARVDAHDTTLLLGPVHARLRIWAADGRTDARARTLAVLDSARYLRLLDSIETLLADPPLLPARARKKPGRVLPRAVVKDYRRLAGRVEHALALTPGEERDLALHDARKAAKRARYAADAARPALGGPAKRFAKRMKAVQSVLGDHQDSVVARDSLRDLAIQAHAAGESAFIWGLLYGEEEMRAADRERELPRVWRRSARRKLRTALTA, encoded by the coding sequence ATGGCTGAGACACAGCGAGAGATCGAACGCAAGTACGAACTCACGGGGCCGGCGGACGGCGGAGCCGTACCGGACGGGCCATCCGCCCTGCCGGACCTCACCCGGGCCGCCGGCGTCACGGCCGTCAGCCCGCGGGGCGTCACCGAACTCGACGCCGTCTACTACGACACCCCCGACCAGCGACTGACCACCGGCCGCCTCACCCTGCGCCGCCGGACCGGCGGCGGTGACGAGGGCTGGCACCTGAAATTCCCCGTCGGCGGCGACGCCCGCGACGAGATCCACGCCCCGCTCTCCGACACCCTCCCCGACGAACTCGCCGCGCTGGTGCGCTCCCGGGTCCGGGGCGCCTCGCTCCTGCCCGTCGTACGGCTGCGCACCGCACGAGACATCAGCCTGCTGACCGACGCGTCCGGGCGGACCCTCGCCGAGGTGGCCGTGGACACCGTCCACGCCGAACGCCTCCCCGCCGGCACCGGCAGCGCCCGCTGGTCCGAGATCGAGGTCGAACTGGCCGACGGCGGCGACCCGGCACTCCTGGACGCCGTCGAGAAGGTGCTCCGCAAGGCGGGCGTACGCCGGTCGGCCTCCCCGTCCAAACTCGCCAGGGCCCTCGCCGAGACCGCGCCCGCCGAGGACGCGCCGCGCGGAAAGAGGGCCGCCGGCGCGCCGCGCGGAAGGAGCACCGGCACCAAGACCGGGAAGAAAAGGCGCGCGAGCACTGACGGCGGCGCGCCGGTCACCGCCGGTGACCACGTCCTGGCCTATCTGCGCGAACAGGCCGACGCGATCCTCTCGTACGACCCCGCCGTCCGCCGCGACCTGCCCGACTCCGTCCACCAGCTGCGGGTCGCCACCCGCCGGATGCGCTCCGCCTTCCGCTCGTACCAGAAGGTGCTCGACCGCGACGCCACCCGCCCCATCGGCGCCGAACTGAAGTGGCTTGCCGGCGAACTGGGCGTCGACCGCGACCAGGAAGTCCTCGCCGAACGGCTCACCGCACGCGTCGACGCCCACGACACCACCCTCCTGCTCGGCCCGGTGCACGCCCGGCTCCGGATCTGGGCCGCCGACGGCCGCACCGACGCGCGCGCCCGGACCCTCGCCGTCCTCGACAGCGCCCGCTATCTGCGCCTGCTCGACTCGATCGAGACCCTCCTCGCCGACCCGCCGCTGCTCCCCGCGCGGGCCCGGAAGAAGCCGGGCAGGGTGCTGCCCCGGGCCGTCGTCAAGGACTACCGGCGCCTCGCCGGACGCGTCGAGCACGCGCTGGCGCTCACCCCCGGGGAGGAGCGCGACCTGGCGCTGCACGATGCCCGCAAGGCCGCCAAACGCGCCCGCTACGCCGCCGACGCGGCCAGGCCGGCGCTCGGTGGGCCCGCCAAGCGCTTCGCGAAGCGGATGAAGGCCGTCCAGAGCGTGCTCGGCGACCACCAGGACAGCGTCGTCGCCCGGGACTCCCTGCGCGACCTCGCCATCCAGGCGCACGCGGCCGGTGAGTCCGCGTTCATCTGGGGGCTGCTGTACGGCGAGGAGGAGATGCGGGCGGCGGACCGGGAGCGCGAACTGCCGCGCGTCTGGCGCCGGTCGGCGCGACGGAAACTCCGTACGGCACTGACGGCCTGA